The region ttgacaagacaattattgcagtcctcgaaacccgaacagacgccaatcgcaatagaccacgtgtctagtactcgagtagtgggcaggcgtggttttacgtaacagaagtctaaaaacccctactatgtaggtcagaaagtgacgacatcatacacaagcaggagcttgggggaaaatgttgtacccagattttagcacgagttcattcactcagctcgggtacaactagTACATAAATACACATAGAAATAACCAAGGGGAataatatctgcttattatccatgtgagCAAATCAATATTCATAGTGGCCATATGTGGTGTTGGGCGTCTTGGGTTTATCCCGAACTAAGGATACAATagctgtcgaagcacgagcttggaggagatattcatatcgtggtaattctagtatattgcatactcagagatccccagagactcgggattccctttatacttttatttatgaccaggctgttgtatttattatctgagataacaGGAACCTGTTatcttgttatcaaatcatatcccaatataaatgggaattatttgtatcaaatgtagacattatgtaaatacatgattgactcacgcagttacccaaacctgtccatggaattcccctataaatactgggaatattggacggGAAAGGGgacaattattctgtaatacaaaaactctgccaaaatagagagagaaacaacaataatattgactcgtggactaggtggattttaaccactgaaccacgtaaaagttttgtgttcttgagtgaattttgtttatttttcattacggtttaccattaagcactaatatgccttattatttcttaatacactgttggcgaaaaaccgcgtcaacattatcattttacaaaaaaaatacccaaaaagtaatttgtcaaaatacatgatccaaacaagtaatgagacaaaacacattgtctaaaaaaatataatggtAGTATCAATGGAAGCCCTACATTTATGTGTTCTTCTTATCATTATTAATGCCTTCTAACTACattttatacataaatatatatatatattatagtaaTCTTACTTCTAACATAgtaatattattattagaataaataGCATgtttgccccccgaactatgaccactATATGATCGTGTCCCCTGAATGatttgcgatgttaaaaattcctcctgaactatgcacgttactgaaatatgggacttttgttagatttcgtcctaggtggCTAACGAATTGATGATGTAGCATTTTGTGAGTTGATGTGACagtgtcatgtgtagaataattaacaattttgcCCTTCGAACTTTGACAACTAACAAATtgtgtcatttttattaaaagtaatttaattttttttctttttaaaaataataaaaaattaaagaaatcattttaaaagattaagaaaataaacaatattaaaaattttaaattaattaaataaaatttcaaatactcaaaaattaaaattctaattaataacaaataacttttttttttactttttcttttcttttacaatataaaataaatatatataaaaataaaaattaaaaaaaaatcctaaaacaaagttTTTTCGCTTTGTCCTCCTCCTCTTAAATTaacagttttatttatttatgtaagtCTTTCATCCTGCtctttaattaaaagtttcttctttgttttagtatttattttaaatgttcattctaaaatagttttaatttatattgtaaaagaaaaagtaaaaaaaaggtTATTTgttgaaaattaaaattttaattttttaaggatttatctattatttttaagaaaaaaatatatcttttatAAAAGGGGTattatttggtagtggtcaaagttcggggggcaaaattgataattattctacacatgacactgccacatcaatagacaaaatgctacatcattaatctgttagccacataggacgaaatctaacagaagtcccatatttcagtaacgtgcatagtgcggggagaatttttaacatcgcgaattATTTAGGGGACACAGTCACACAGTGGTCATAGTTCAGggacaaaaatactatttattcttcttattattattattattatgaatggAAGGTTGTACCTCCTAATAttactatatataataatgaATAAAATGCTATACCTCTATACCTCATACATTTATGTGCTcttatcattatcattatcacTATTATATGTCATATCATCATCTAATGTTATTATTACAtaatgtttgattttttttaagcaATTACATAATGTTATGCCTCATACATTTgttcttcttctttattattattattattattattactacaaTTTTTTTTCATCTGCTATTGAACTATTCATCAATGGCTATTTTTTCTCTCTATAAATCAATGCTTTCTCAACAATTTTGAAAATCACTCTTTCTTCTTTCCATGATTTGCCGATTATGAATAGACATATTTTAATTTAGAAAACATTTAGACGAATTTGCTAAATAGTATAACATAGAGACTTTCAATTAGTGGTGTATCATGCCATGTTTGGCGTGCCAAGAAAAATACTTTTGGGTCCGAGAGGAGTGATTGTTTTGATTATGTGCCCAGGGAACACAGTTGGCTTCAAACTTTATTTTTCTTCATCTAAATCATAGGCAAAAGCTTAGAACGAAGCAAGAgcacaaaagaagaagaagagcaatAATTACTCTCTTATCTTATATTATCACTGAAAATGCTATGCTTGCACACTTACTTGAAATTAGATTTGTGTTGGCTAATGCTAGGTGAACCAAGATGACGCGTGCCACCATGCCGACCACTTCCAGAGGAGATCGACTGGGCTCAAAAATACCAAAactaaaatgaaaagaaaaatttatatttatttatgtatatataaatccATAGAAGACAGGTATTATCATCAAAATGATGAACAAAGAGACACTTCTTGCATTGTTTGCAATTTTCATCAGCTTACAATGTGAAAGGTTAGGTACAGAGGGAAAAACAATATATCGCCTGTAAGTTTGTATAATTTGATAAACCGAAGAAACAACAAACCTTCTCATCTATTTCCTTCCTGTAAATGTTGTAGAGCATTATAAGATAGAACACTTGAATTTTCCAAGTGATGTTCGTCCAAAAACATTGTTATTGTACTACTATTGGCTCTTGTGTAGGAGTCACGGCAGGGCCTGGAGCTATTGTGAAATGCAACGCCCTTTGTTGTCCTGCCTGTAGCATAAATGCAACTTCTGCTGCAGCCAGTTCTGCCTCCTAataattcaacacaaacaaagtAAAAGAATGACTAAATATTTCAACTTTCAACAGCAACACTtgttttttaaaagaaatattcaATGTTTCATGTCGCATTAGGCATCGTAACCACCATGcattaccacaaataatcaccaTTCAGCAATTATAGATAACCACATTTTGGTCTTTCTTATCTAAATAGGCAGAACACAGCACTAACCCGTCTTTGACGCCGACGCTGCAATATAGTGATGGCCCAGGCCACCATGTAGCATGGGAAAAGGAAACTGCAAGCTCTTAGGAATAAAACCTGTTGACAATTGACCATTTAGTTACTTACCACAGTCTACAGTCTACAAAGACATCATAGTGATCAAAGATAAGTACATCAATATCCTACTCACAGTGAAAAAGGTGGAAGCACCATGCTCTGCGTCAGATACAGGAAGACCTAAAGCATGCCTCAAGATTAGAAGAGCAATCAACTGTCAAATAAACAAGAAATCAAGTGTTAAACATAAGAATTGAAAGGCGTGAAAAATATTATGCGCAAGTAACAAGTAGAACCCAAACAAGACAATGGTGGTTTACGGTGTGCAGACTGAGTAATGATTCTACTCAAATGACCATATGAAAAATACACCATGATGCAACAAAAGAGATTGTGTACCATAATGCTTAACTTTACAGGGAAAACATACACAACAATCAAGCAATAGCAAATGCTGTGGCTCACAATTAAAGCAGTAGAGCGGCAAAGCGCTGCTCCCCCAGAATTATTATCTGGATCCTCATCATATTCATCCTCCAGAAAATGACGTTCTGCAGCTGCCACTGCTAATAGTCGACGATCATGCAGATCCAAATGAGCACCAGAGATTGTCCAACCCTCACTGTAATGTATTAAAATATCAAAACTGATAATCATGTAATCTACAAATTTACCAGTACAACAATCCAAAACTGTAAAACAAGAtgactttgatatattaaaaCAGGAACAAACACAGTTATCTTTCCGTTGTCAAAACACACAAGTAAAATGTTACTACCTCTATCACAATTCACAAGTACACTTACCAAGAACAACAGCATAATTTGATTAAAAGAACTTATAAATTCTATACTTGCCTCATGTCAATCACACGATCTTCAGAGGGAGGTGTTGGCACTGTATAACCAGGTTGATAAGGCTGTAAGAAAACCAATCTTTTTCATTAGagagggagggagggagggaCAGAGGGAGAGACTTAGGCCTTCCTCTTACAGACTTGTGCTGTGGATATTTCCCCTcgtaattttatattttaaaaaaaaatacttcctCCTGTTTAAAAAATTCtgacattttttatatatttatttatttggaaaTGGCTAATTATttcacatatttaaaaaaaaaaaaaaaaaaaccataacaaCACCAATGCAATGATGCCTATGTAATTTCAAATG is a window of Humulus lupulus chromosome 4, drHumLupu1.1, whole genome shotgun sequence DNA encoding:
- the LOC133830554 gene encoding uncharacterized protein LOC133830554, producing MGDHIVLRVDRLITAQSLESIQGIDCPGSSLRNTCSQKTSEVPTCIVNVDGAEKHVGHEEDEEEPLIQTAECRICQEEDTLTNLEVPCACSGSLKFAHRKCVQRWCNEKGDNTCEICIQPYQPGYTVPTPPSEDRVIDMSEGWTISGAHLDLHDRRLLAVAAAERHFLEDEYDEDPDNNSGGAALCRSTALILIALLILRHALGLPVSDAEHGASTFFTVLFLRACSFLFPCYMVAWAITILQRRRQRREAELAAAEVAFMLQAGQQRALHFTIAPGPAVTPTQEPIVVQ